From one Mya arenaria isolate MELC-2E11 chromosome 4, ASM2691426v1 genomic stretch:
- the LOC128233044 gene encoding microfibril-associated glycoprotein 4-like: protein MIAVAEAACDSIAISVTKECSHLENCTSGEKLLVRPENIKTALGGVSPFLAAEYLRRCQACSAHQNLSATPRDCQDVYSQGQRKTGTYTIYPTPGYVFQIRCDMETAPGGWTVFQRRVSDTDFYRTWKEYKNGFGDLENFWLGNEYLWALINSAHYGLRVDLTAPGGETAYAQYSNFKIGPESESYLLHVNGYSGTAGDSLSGPRHDGYVFCTKDRDATSMCTSMYRGAWWYDSCHVSNLNGDYGNSQYGIGMNWRSWKGYYVSMVKTEMKIRRMS, encoded by the exons ATGATAGCTGTAGCGGAAGCTGCATGTGACAGCATCGCAATTTCTGTAACAAAGGAATGCTCACATTTAGAAAACTGTACTTCCGGCGAAAAACTGCTCGTACGACCGGAAAACATCAAGACGGCACTCGGTGGAGTGTCCCCTTTTTTGGCAGCCGAATATTTGCGGCGCTGCCAGGCATGCTCGGCGCATCAAAACCTGAGCGCCACTCCACGCGATTGCCAGGACGTGTATAGCCAGGGACAGAGAAAAACAGGGACTTATACAATTTACCCAACACCGGGCTATGTATTTCAG ATTCGATGTGACATGGAGACGGCCCCCGGAGGCTGGACGGTGTTTCAGAGGCGAGTGTCGGACACCGACTTTTATCGGACATGGAAAGAGTACAAAAATGGTTTCGGTGACCTTGAAAACTTCTGGCTCGGAAACGAGTACCTTTGGGCGCTAAtaaactccgcccattatggcCTTCGAGTTGATCTTACAGCGCCTGGTGGGGAAACAGCATACGCTCAATACAGTAATTTCAAAATCGGCCCTGAAAGCGAGAGCTACCTACTGCACGTGAACGGCTACAGCGGAACTGCTGGTGACAGTTTGTCCGGTCCTCGCCATGACGGTTATGTATTTTGTACGAAGGACAGGGACGCCACTTCGATGTGCACATCCATGTATCGAGGCGCTTGGTGGTACGACAGTTGTCATGTTTCAAATCTCAATGGTGACTATGGGAACTCGCAGTACGGAATTGGGATGAACTGGCGAAGTTGGAAGGGCTACTACGTGTCTATGGTGAAAACAGAAATGAAGATTCGTCGAATGAGTTAA